The Sphingomonas sp. So64.6b genome includes a region encoding these proteins:
- a CDS encoding ABC transporter permease: MNGHSFNAHGVWAIYRFEMARSLRTLWQSLVTPVITTSLYFVVFGGAIGSRMQTVDGVGYGSFIVPGLIMMSLLTQSISNASIGIYFPKFTGTMYELLSAPVSAMEMVLGYVGAAATKSVILGLIILLTAMLFVPLPIAHPFAMLAFLVLTSVTFSLFGFIIGVWAKGFEQLNFVPALLITPLTFLGGAFYSISMLPQPWQTVSLFNPVVYLVSGFRWSFFDKGDVSVGISLGVTALFMILCLGAIGWIFKTGYRLKS, translated from the coding sequence ATGAACGGGCATAGCTTCAATGCACATGGCGTGTGGGCGATCTATCGCTTCGAAATGGCGCGCTCGTTGCGCACCTTGTGGCAAAGCCTGGTCACGCCGGTGATCACCACGTCGCTCTATTTCGTCGTATTCGGCGGCGCGATCGGCAGCCGCATGCAGACCGTCGACGGGGTCGGCTATGGCAGTTTCATCGTGCCGGGCCTGATCATGATGTCGCTGCTGACGCAGAGCATCTCCAATGCGTCGATCGGCATCTATTTCCCCAAATTCACCGGGACGATGTATGAGCTGCTCTCGGCACCCGTGTCGGCGATGGAGATGGTGCTGGGTTATGTCGGCGCGGCGGCGACCAAGTCGGTGATCCTCGGCCTGATCATCCTGCTCACCGCGATGCTGTTCGTGCCGCTGCCGATCGCGCATCCGTTCGCAATGCTCGCGTTCCTGGTGTTGACCAGCGTGACGTTCAGCCTGTTCGGCTTCATCATCGGCGTCTGGGCCAAGGGGTTCGAACAACTGAACTTCGTGCCCGCTCTGCTGATCACGCCGCTGACCTTCCTTGGCGGCGCCTTCTATTCGATCAGCATGCTGCCCCAGCCCTGGCAGACGGTCAGCCTGTTCAACCCGGTGGTCTATCTGGTCAGCGGATTCCGCTGGAGCTTCTTCGACAAGGGCGATGTCAGCGTCGGTATCAGCCTGGGCGTGACCGCGCTGTTCATGATCCTGTGCCTCGGCGCGATCGGGTGGATTTTCAAGACCGGGTATCGGCTTAAATCTTGA
- a CDS encoding ABC transporter ATP-binding protein, whose translation MNTILSVSGVSKTYGSGTTALHSVDLDIAKGEIFALLGPNGAGKTTLISIICGIVTPSTGTITVMGHDAISEFRAARRLVGLVPQELSVDMFETVLATVRFSRRLFGRSGNDAYIEQVLRDLSLWDKRDAKIRELSGGMKRRVLIAKALSHEPDILFLDEPTAGVDVSLRRDMWKLIHRLRDKGTTIILTTHYIEEAEEMADRVGVIDKGKLILVERKAELMKRLGKREMLISLQDPMNTIPAELEEWHLELEDEGKTLRYVFDAQAERTGIPSLLRKLAELGIGFKDLETSKSSLEDIFVDLVAQGQAEGVAA comes from the coding sequence GTGAACACCATTCTTTCCGTCAGCGGCGTATCCAAGACCTATGGGTCGGGGACGACCGCGCTGCATTCGGTCGACCTCGACATCGCCAAGGGCGAGATCTTCGCGCTGCTCGGGCCCAATGGCGCGGGCAAGACGACGCTGATCAGCATCATCTGCGGCATCGTCACGCCCTCGACCGGTACCATCACCGTGATGGGTCATGACGCGATTAGCGAATTTCGCGCCGCGCGCCGGCTGGTTGGGCTGGTGCCGCAGGAATTGTCGGTCGACATGTTCGAAACCGTGCTGGCCACGGTCAGGTTCAGCCGCCGCCTGTTCGGCCGGTCCGGAAACGACGCCTATATCGAGCAAGTGCTGCGCGACCTGTCCTTATGGGACAAGCGCGACGCGAAGATCCGGGAATTGTCCGGCGGCATGAAGCGCCGCGTGCTGATCGCCAAGGCGCTGAGCCACGAGCCCGATATCCTGTTCCTCGACGAGCCGACCGCCGGCGTCGATGTCTCGCTGCGCCGCGACATGTGGAAACTGATCCACCGGCTGCGCGACAAGGGCACGACGATCATCCTGACCACCCATTATATCGAAGAAGCCGAGGAGATGGCCGATCGGGTCGGGGTGATTGACAAGGGCAAATTGATCCTGGTCGAACGCAAGGCCGAGCTGATGAAACGGCTGGGCAAGCGCGAGATGCTGATTTCGCTGCAGGATCCGATGAACACCATCCCCGCCGAACTGGAGGAATGGCACCTCGAGCTGGAGGATGAGGGCAAGACCTTGCGTTACGTGTTCGACGCACAGGCCGAGCGCACCGGGATTCCGTCGCTGCTGCGCAAGCTCGCCGAGCTTGGCATCGGCTTCAAGGACCTGGAGACGAGCAAATCGTCGCTCGAGGATATTTTCGTCGACCTTGTTGCCCAGGGTCAGGCCGAAGGGGTTGCGGCATGA
- a CDS encoding DsbA family protein — MWGWQRAAPGSLGAADTARVEAVVRDYVLAHPEIIPEAMDRLRDREMGKTIAANRKAILEPFDGAWIGNPKGDVTLVEYFDYNCGYCRASLPTIAQLIERDPNVKVVFRELPILSEESVVAAKLSLAAAAQGKFKVLHDALYAGGPLTPQSMAAAAKQAGLDMTKAAAMAPRAEAEIAANRGIAQQLGMNGTPSWVIGNKVVSAALPLDELEKAVKAAREKS, encoded by the coding sequence ATGTGGGGCTGGCAGCGTGCCGCGCCGGGGTCGCTCGGCGCGGCCGATACGGCGCGAGTCGAGGCGGTGGTGCGCGACTATGTGCTGGCTCATCCGGAGATCATCCCGGAGGCGATGGACCGGCTACGCGATCGCGAAATGGGCAAGACGATCGCCGCGAACCGCAAGGCGATCCTCGAACCCTTTGACGGCGCATGGATCGGCAACCCCAAGGGCGACGTCACGCTGGTCGAATATTTCGATTATAATTGCGGCTATTGCCGCGCCAGCCTGCCGACCATCGCGCAGCTGATCGAACGCGATCCGAATGTGAAAGTGGTATTCCGCGAACTGCCGATTCTCAGCGAGGAAAGCGTCGTCGCGGCAAAGCTGAGCCTGGCCGCCGCCGCGCAAGGCAAGTTCAAGGTCCTGCACGACGCGCTTTATGCCGGTGGCCCGCTGACGCCGCAGAGCATGGCGGCGGCGGCCAAACAGGCCGGTCTCGACATGACCAAAGCGGCCGCGATGGCGCCTCGTGCGGAGGCGGAGATTGCGGCCAACCGCGGCATCGCGCAGCAACTCGGCATGAACGGCACGCCAAGCTGGGTGATCGGCAACAAGGTCGTATCGGCCGCGCTGCCGCTCGACGAACTGGAAAAGGCGGTCAAGGCGGCGCGCGAGAAAAGCTGA